The Lewinellaceae bacterium genome has a segment encoding these proteins:
- a CDS encoding DUF3575 domain-containing protein: protein MKIKKGLFLFAFVAFAIGLNAQDNVIKANPIGLAFGNFNATYERVLNDKTSVLIDANYRYSLFGLDVSAFGVGAAYRFYITNAKKPVPAGFYAQGQAGFNLGSIDTFKYTSIAIGAQVGYQWVWDSGFVLDLGLGPVYTILSGETDSFGSDSGGGILPSFTLAIGYAF from the coding sequence ATGAAAATTAAAAAAGGATTATTTTTATTCGCATTTGTAGCTTTTGCCATTGGCTTAAATGCACAGGACAATGTAATTAAGGCCAACCCCATCGGACTGGCTTTTGGAAATTTCAATGCTACTTATGAAAGAGTTTTGAATGACAAAACTTCTGTATTGATTGATGCCAATTATCGTTACAGCCTCTTTGGGTTGGACGTTTCTGCCTTTGGTGTTGGAGCTGCTTATCGTTTTTATATAACCAATGCTAAAAAACCTGTTCCTGCAGGTTTTTATGCACAAGGTCAGGCAGGTTTTAACCTCGGTAGTATTGATACATTTAAGTATACCTCTATTGCTATTGGAGCCCAGGTTGGCTATCAGTGGGTATGGGATTCAGGTTTTGTCCTGGATTTAGGTCTTGGACCTGTTTATACTATTCTGTCAGGAGAAACCGATTCATTCGGAAGTGATTCAGGAGGAGGTATTCTCCCTTCCTTTACACTTGCGATCGGTTATGCATTTTAA
- a CDS encoding aryl-sulfate sulfotransferase, with translation MLRIIFISTIFYFVLSINLPAQNTVGLLSYNPSKAFEGYNLIFPHNQPNVYLLNNCGEIVHVWEDDPQFRPGNSVYLLENGNLVKCKHPLVSENESIGAGGKGGIVEIVDWDNTVLWSFEQNDSTARLHHDIQPMPNGHILMISWEYKSKAEAIQAGRDTALLINNKLWPDYILEVDPNTDEIVWEWHVWDHLIQDYDAGKDNFGSVGDHPELIDLNWTSNPDGIADWLHTNAIDYNPELDQIVVSVPFFDEIWIIDHSTSVSEAAGHTGGLSGKGGDLIFRWGNPAAYRMGNAADQKLFFQHDIHWIDEFVDFDHPHYGKLAVFNNRVNPSYSTANIINPGFGWDSWAYLWNGSQWGPEDFELTVMHPQPTKIHSGGLSSVQLLPNDNLLICSGANGYSVELTPQNDIVWEYKTPLMGGQPVTQGDTTISGNITFRIKRYPTSYAAFEGRDLTPIGYIELDPDTTFCDMILPVDEVAGNTNTFKVFPNPASGIVTLEIDNPGSRLIEIIDLLGRRQLYFEMNDHRIDLDVSNWEPGIFFIRMDGFTFQKLLVIN, from the coding sequence ATGTTAAGAATCATTTTTATCTCAACCATATTTTATTTTGTCCTTTCTATAAATTTACCGGCTCAAAATACAGTGGGATTGCTTTCCTATAATCCATCAAAAGCATTTGAAGGATATAATCTAATTTTTCCCCATAATCAACCTAATGTTTATTTATTGAATAATTGTGGTGAGATCGTTCATGTATGGGAGGATGATCCACAATTTCGCCCGGGAAATTCAGTGTACCTGTTAGAAAATGGGAATCTGGTTAAATGCAAACACCCATTGGTCTCAGAAAATGAATCTATCGGAGCTGGGGGAAAAGGAGGGATTGTGGAAATAGTGGATTGGGATAATACTGTATTATGGAGCTTTGAGCAAAACGATTCAACCGCCAGGTTGCACCACGATATCCAACCCATGCCAAATGGCCATATTTTAATGATTTCCTGGGAGTACAAATCAAAAGCAGAAGCCATTCAGGCAGGCAGGGATACAGCTTTGCTTATCAACAATAAATTGTGGCCGGATTATATACTGGAGGTAGATCCAAACACGGATGAGATCGTATGGGAATGGCATGTCTGGGATCACCTGATCCAGGATTACGACGCAGGAAAAGATAATTTTGGCAGCGTCGGGGATCATCCTGAATTGATAGACCTTAACTGGACCTCAAATCCTGACGGAATCGCAGACTGGCTGCATACTAACGCAATTGACTACAACCCCGAACTGGACCAGATCGTAGTTTCTGTGCCGTTCTTTGATGAAATTTGGATCATTGACCACAGCACGTCCGTTTCGGAAGCTGCTGGCCATACCGGTGGGCTTAGCGGTAAAGGAGGAGACCTGATTTTCAGGTGGGGCAATCCTGCTGCCTATAGAATGGGAAATGCTGCGGATCAAAAGCTATTTTTTCAACATGACATTCATTGGATTGATGAATTTGTAGATTTTGATCATCCACATTATGGTAAACTTGCCGTTTTTAACAACAGGGTAAACCCAAGTTATTCGACAGCCAACATTATTAACCCTGGGTTTGGTTGGGATAGTTGGGCTTATTTGTGGAACGGAAGCCAGTGGGGTCCTGAGGATTTTGAGCTTACCGTCATGCACCCTCAACCTACGAAAATTCACTCGGGAGGGTTGTCAAGTGTTCAGTTATTGCCTAATGACAACCTGCTAATATGTTCCGGGGCCAATGGTTATAGTGTAGAACTGACCCCACAAAATGACATCGTTTGGGAATATAAAACGCCACTTATGGGAGGGCAACCTGTTACACAGGGGGATACGACCATTTCTGGCAATATTACATTTCGTATCAAACGTTACCCGACATCCTATGCTGCTTTCGAAGGCCGGGATCTTACCCCCATTGGATATATTGAACTGGATCCGGATACCACTTTTTGTGATATGATCCTTCCTGTTGATGAAGTTGCAGGTAATACTAATACTTTTAAGGTATTTCCGAACCCCGCCTCCGGCATAGTGACTTTGGAAATAGACAATCCCGGCAGCAGGTTAATAGAAATAATTGATTTATTGGGGAGAAGACAACTCTATTTTGAAATGAATGATCACCGGATTGATTTAGATGTTTCTAATTGGGAACCCGGTATTTTTTTTATCAGGATGGATGGATTTACTTTTCAAAAATTGCTGGTCATTAATTAA
- a CDS encoding SusC/RagA family TonB-linked outer membrane protein, with the protein MKKLTLVLMLVFFGVGSMLAQRTISGKITDGKGESLIGASVLVKGTTTGTITDFDGNYTLDVPAGGKTLIFSYTGFETQELAIGASDVMDVTLAEGALLEEIVVTAVGLEANKRQIGYSVQNVNADDVVGAKETNLLNALNGKVAGVSVTSSSGSPGASSSIRIRGNVSIGRSNSPLFVVDGVPIDNSEIGNDVGGIDQSNRAIDINPNDIASITVLKGPSATALYGVRAANGAIVITTKAGKKGKPVVNITARYSMDQVNKLPERQTAYAQGQPVGGVPTWRGPHTGEGFSWGPAIADLEFDGSDYEYDKNGRLVAKGTGNGVPAKAYDPYTFFVNGNTYDLNASVAGGTDAVRYFISGGKLESKGIAPNATFARTSFRVKADANLTDKLRVSMSANYINSGGFRVQRGSNVQGVTLGLMRNTPTFDIGNGKTGQEAADDPATYELADGRQRSYRAGIYDSPYWVVNKNPSTDNVNRIIGYTGLGYDFTDWLSLNYKLGIDHYSDRRNGALDINPGRSVGSVSQDFISNTDLNQDLLLSMRKDISETFGFAATVGGNAYRNDYYAQGAAGSTLSAPNFYHISNATDVTAYESVSRKKLFGVYGTFDFNYADYLFLNLTARNDWSSTLPVDNNTFQSYSASLGFALSEALKLPVNPVISYAKLRASYGVVGNDAPRYATTSYFYQASSAGDGFITGVSFPAFGTNAFERDQVLGNDKIVPEKTTTWEVGGEFKFLKGKLGLDVTYFNSESVDQIISVQLPASTGFTDVVQNAGRISNKGWEIVLDLTPVKTNNFSWDIQANFTKIENFVEELAEGVDNIGLAGFTSTQSVVIPGQPYGAIWGDGFQRTDDGTLIIGSNGWPVASPDKVILGDPNPDWTMGVRNSFNFKGVTLSALFDFRQGGDMWCGTCGIMNYFGTTKQSADERDDVVVFDGVVNTGTSENPVYEQNNTAVPLANPATGLGSYYRVRYGFGYSEMEIYDTSWIRLRELTLGYSLPKSLLSGTFLGGVDITLTGRNLWLNTDYPGIDPETNLTGSSNGFGLDYFNMPNTKSYSATVKLTF; encoded by the coding sequence ATGAAAAAATTGACACTGGTTTTGATGCTGGTGTTCTTTGGCGTTGGCTCCATGCTGGCGCAAAGAACGATCAGTGGTAAAATTACCGACGGGAAAGGCGAATCCTTGATAGGAGCGAGCGTTCTCGTGAAAGGTACCACCACCGGTACCATTACCGATTTTGACGGGAACTACACTCTTGATGTTCCTGCAGGCGGTAAAACCTTGATTTTCAGTTACACTGGTTTTGAAACTCAGGAATTGGCCATTGGCGCATCTGATGTTATGGATGTGACATTGGCAGAAGGAGCTCTTCTTGAGGAAATTGTCGTTACGGCGGTTGGTTTGGAAGCCAACAAGCGCCAGATCGGTTATTCTGTGCAGAATGTTAATGCTGATGATGTGGTAGGCGCTAAAGAAACAAACCTGCTCAATGCCTTGAATGGTAAAGTAGCGGGAGTTTCGGTTACCAGTTCTTCCGGTTCTCCGGGAGCATCCTCTTCCATCAGGATCAGGGGTAACGTGTCCATCGGACGCTCCAACAGCCCGCTGTTTGTTGTGGATGGTGTGCCTATTGATAACTCTGAAATCGGAAATGATGTAGGCGGTATCGACCAGTCCAACCGGGCGATCGACATCAACCCCAATGACATTGCTTCCATTACCGTATTGAAAGGCCCATCTGCTACGGCATTGTATGGGGTACGTGCGGCAAATGGTGCCATCGTTATTACCACCAAAGCCGGAAAAAAAGGAAAACCAGTGGTGAACATTACCGCCCGTTACAGTATGGACCAGGTAAATAAATTACCTGAGCGCCAGACTGCCTATGCCCAGGGACAACCTGTAGGCGGAGTACCCACCTGGAGAGGTCCTCACACAGGGGAAGGATTCAGCTGGGGTCCTGCCATTGCAGACCTCGAGTTCGACGGATCAGATTATGAATATGACAAGAATGGTCGTTTGGTTGCTAAAGGAACCGGAAACGGAGTACCTGCCAAGGCTTACGATCCTTATACTTTCTTTGTGAATGGTAATACTTATGACCTCAATGCTTCTGTGGCAGGAGGAACGGATGCCGTACGTTATTTCATTTCTGGCGGAAAACTGGAAAGCAAAGGTATTGCTCCTAATGCGACTTTTGCCAGAACTTCTTTCCGGGTTAAAGCGGATGCTAACCTAACGGATAAGCTGAGAGTTTCCATGTCTGCCAATTACATCAACTCCGGAGGATTCAGGGTTCAAAGAGGATCAAACGTACAGGGAGTAACCCTTGGATTGATGAGAAATACGCCAACCTTTGATATTGGTAACGGTAAAACCGGACAGGAAGCAGCCGACGATCCGGCCACTTACGAGTTGGCCGATGGCCGTCAGCGTTCATACCGTGCAGGGATCTATGACAGCCCTTACTGGGTGGTCAACAAAAACCCATCCACCGATAATGTCAACCGTATCATCGGTTACACAGGGCTTGGATATGACTTTACCGATTGGTTGAGCCTTAATTACAAACTGGGTATTGACCATTATTCAGACAGAAGGAACGGTGCCCTGGATATCAACCCAGGCCGTAGCGTGGGAAGTGTTTCCCAGGACTTCATCTCCAATACAGATTTGAATCAGGATTTATTGTTGTCCATGAGAAAAGACATTTCCGAAACCTTTGGCTTTGCGGCTACGGTTGGAGGTAATGCTTATAGAAATGACTATTATGCTCAGGGAGCTGCAGGATCTACGCTATCCGCTCCTAATTTCTACCATATCAGTAATGCTACAGATGTTACGGCTTATGAAAGCGTATCACGCAAAAAGCTTTTTGGTGTTTATGGTACTTTTGACTTCAACTATGCAGATTATCTTTTCCTTAACCTTACTGCGAGAAATGACTGGTCTTCTACCTTGCCGGTGGATAATAATACCTTCCAGTCTTATTCTGCCAGTTTAGGTTTTGCGCTTTCTGAAGCATTGAAATTACCGGTAAATCCAGTGATTTCTTATGCTAAGCTGAGAGCTTCTTACGGTGTGGTAGGTAACGACGCACCAAGATATGCAACGACCAGCTATTTTTACCAGGCGAGCAGCGCTGGTGATGGATTTATTACAGGCGTAAGTTTCCCTGCTTTTGGAACGAACGCTTTTGAAAGAGATCAGGTATTAGGTAACGATAAAATCGTTCCTGAAAAAACAACCACCTGGGAAGTAGGTGGTGAGTTCAAGTTCCTCAAAGGTAAACTTGGATTGGATGTTACCTACTTTAACTCAGAATCTGTTGATCAGATCATCTCTGTTCAGCTGCCTGCTTCTACCGGATTTACCGATGTAGTGCAAAATGCGGGAAGAATCAGCAACAAAGGATGGGAGATCGTTTTGGATCTGACACCCGTCAAAACCAATAATTTTAGCTGGGATATTCAGGCTAACTTTACCAAGATCGAAAACTTTGTGGAAGAATTGGCCGAAGGTGTTGACAACATTGGCTTAGCAGGATTTACTTCTACACAGTCAGTGGTTATTCCTGGTCAGCCATACGGTGCGATCTGGGGAGATGGTTTCCAAAGAACAGACGACGGTACTTTGATTATCGGTTCCAATGGATGGCCAGTGGCAAGCCCGGATAAAGTGATCCTCGGTGATCCTAACCCGGACTGGACGATGGGCGTTCGTAACAGCTTTAACTTTAAAGGAGTTACCCTTTCTGCCTTGTTTGACTTCCGCCAGGGCGGAGACATGTGGTGCGGTACTTGTGGTATTATGAATTATTTCGGAACCACCAAGCAGTCTGCTGACGAAAGAGATGATGTAGTGGTGTTTGACGGTGTGGTGAATACAGGTACTTCAGAAAATCCTGTTTACGAACAAAACAATACAGCGGTGCCTTTGGCAAACCCGGCAACAGGTCTTGGCAGCTACTACAGAGTAAGATACGGATTTGGTTACTCTGAAATGGAAATTTATGATACCTCATGGATCCGTCTAAGAGAGCTGACTTTGGGTTATTCTCTTCCTAAATCATTGCTCTCCGGTACTTTCCTCGGAGGCGTGGACATTACCCTTACCGGAAGAAACCTTTGGTTAAATACTGATTATCCGGGCATTGATCCTGAAACGAACCTCACCGGTTCTTCCAATGGATTTGGTTTGGATTATTTCAATATGCCAAATACGAAGAGTTATTCAGCCACGGTTAAGTTAACCTTTTAA
- the mutS gene encoding DNA mismatch repair protein MutS, with amino-acid sequence MALAKKIETKIKEGGKVTPLMKQYFKVKAKYPDAILLFRVGDFYETFADDAVTASQVLGIVLTSRNNGGSDIALAGFPYHSLDLYLPRLVRSGFRVAICEQLEKPSKEKKIVKRGVTEIVTPGLAIDDKLLDHKSNNYLAAVCFGKREEAGLSFLDISTGEFLVCEGSLAYMDKLLQSFNPSEVIFSKDKKAVFEKRFGDKFYTFTLDEWVFTPDYTREKLLEQFEVQNLKGFGVEEMELAQMAAGATLHYLATTENKNLRHISSISRIQPDNYVWLDRFTIRNLELIHSPHETGVPLLKVMDKTVSPMGARLLKKWIVLPLKSPQQIEMRLDMVDCFLSQPQLSRDLDREICQVGDIERLISKVSLAKINPREVVQLKRAMLTIPDIKAILQETGNDNLNKIGDLLNPCSTLCEMIEKQIVEEPPVNINKGGVIADGVHPDLDDLRNTINNSKTLLKGILEKEMERSGITNLKIGFNNVFGYYLEVTNKFKNDAPADWIRKQTLTNAERYITEELKVLESKILGAEEKILALEDQIYEQLVLALSDYTQAVQHNANLVARLDCLLAFSKIALKNNYCRPEINDSLVIDIKDGRHPVIEQQLALGESYVPNDVYLDSETQQILMITGPNMSGKSALLRQTALICLMAQMGSFVPAASAQLGVVDKVFTRVGASDNISSGESTFMVEMNETASIMNNVSDRSLILLDEIGRGTSTYDGISIAWSIAEYLHGNGRSRPKTLFATHYHELNELANKFPRIRNFNVAVKEVGQQVIFLRKLKEGGSAHSFGIHVAKMAGMPRAVVERAAHILSQLEKKSIGEENGDSAAGEVFADKPQTKNISTDAYQLSIFETVDPVAGQLKESLIDLDINSMTPIECMMKLNELKKLLEEK; translated from the coding sequence ATGGCTTTGGCAAAAAAGATAGAAACAAAAATAAAGGAAGGCGGGAAAGTTACCCCGTTGATGAAGCAGTATTTTAAGGTGAAAGCCAAATACCCGGACGCTATACTATTGTTTCGGGTAGGAGATTTCTATGAGACTTTTGCCGATGACGCGGTAACGGCCTCCCAGGTATTGGGGATCGTTCTGACGAGCAGAAACAATGGCGGGAGCGACATTGCCCTGGCAGGATTTCCTTACCATTCGCTGGATCTCTATTTGCCCCGTCTCGTGCGATCGGGATTCCGGGTGGCCATTTGTGAACAACTGGAAAAACCTTCAAAAGAAAAAAAGATCGTAAAACGCGGGGTGACGGAAATTGTCACTCCCGGATTGGCCATTGATGATAAGCTGCTGGACCACAAAAGCAATAACTACCTGGCCGCCGTTTGTTTTGGAAAAAGAGAGGAAGCTGGGCTGTCGTTCTTAGATATTTCCACAGGAGAGTTCCTCGTTTGTGAAGGGAGCCTGGCTTATATGGATAAACTGCTGCAGAGTTTTAATCCCTCTGAGGTGATTTTTTCCAAAGACAAAAAGGCCGTTTTTGAAAAAAGATTCGGGGATAAATTTTACACCTTCACTCTGGATGAATGGGTATTCACCCCTGATTATACCCGGGAAAAATTGCTGGAACAATTTGAGGTTCAAAATCTCAAAGGGTTTGGCGTGGAAGAAATGGAACTGGCCCAGATGGCCGCCGGGGCTACCTTGCATTACCTGGCCACCACCGAAAATAAAAACCTGCGCCATATTTCATCCATCAGCAGGATACAGCCGGATAACTACGTCTGGCTCGACCGCTTTACCATTAGAAATCTTGAACTGATCCATTCTCCCCATGAAACGGGAGTACCCCTGCTAAAGGTCATGGACAAAACCGTGTCTCCCATGGGAGCCCGCTTGTTAAAAAAGTGGATCGTTCTGCCCCTGAAGTCGCCCCAGCAAATTGAAATGAGGCTGGATATGGTAGACTGTTTTTTGAGCCAGCCCCAGCTCAGCCGTGACCTCGATCGCGAGATTTGCCAGGTGGGAGATATTGAAAGATTGATTTCAAAAGTATCCCTGGCAAAAATTAATCCGCGTGAAGTGGTTCAGCTCAAAAGGGCCATGCTGACCATTCCGGACATCAAAGCCATTTTGCAGGAAACCGGAAATGATAACCTCAATAAAATCGGTGATTTACTCAATCCATGCTCCACGCTTTGTGAAATGATTGAAAAGCAAATCGTGGAGGAACCGCCGGTCAATATCAATAAAGGAGGAGTCATTGCCGACGGCGTACATCCGGATTTGGACGATCTCCGGAATACGATCAACAACAGCAAAACCTTACTCAAAGGTATCCTGGAAAAAGAGATGGAAAGGTCGGGGATCACCAATTTGAAAATCGGATTCAACAATGTGTTTGGGTACTACCTGGAAGTGACCAACAAATTTAAAAACGATGCTCCCGCGGACTGGATCCGTAAACAGACGTTGACCAATGCCGAAAGGTACATTACTGAAGAACTCAAAGTATTGGAAAGCAAAATTTTGGGCGCTGAAGAAAAAATCCTGGCGCTGGAGGATCAGATTTACGAGCAGCTCGTTCTTGCCTTATCCGACTATACTCAGGCCGTTCAGCATAATGCCAACCTGGTGGCCCGCCTCGATTGTTTGCTTGCCTTTTCGAAAATAGCGCTGAAAAATAATTATTGCCGGCCTGAAATCAATGATTCTTTAGTGATCGATATCAAGGACGGAAGACATCCGGTCATTGAACAGCAGCTTGCCCTGGGGGAAAGTTATGTCCCCAACGATGTATATCTCGATAGCGAAACCCAACAGATTCTCATGATCACCGGCCCGAATATGTCGGGAAAGTCTGCCCTGTTAAGACAAACCGCCCTAATATGCCTGATGGCCCAGATGGGATCTTTCGTCCCGGCAGCCAGTGCCCAATTGGGGGTGGTGGATAAAGTATTTACCAGGGTGGGGGCTTCGGACAACATCTCTTCCGGGGAATCCACTTTCATGGTGGAAATGAATGAGACGGCAAGCATTATGAATAATGTCTCCGACCGGAGCCTTATCCTGCTCGATGAAATCGGACGCGGAACCAGCACTTATGACGGAATTTCCATCGCCTGGTCTATTGCAGAATATTTACACGGGAACGGGAGGAGCCGGCCCAAAACCTTGTTTGCAACCCATTACCATGAGCTGAATGAACTGGCCAATAAATTTCCACGGATCAGGAACTTTAACGTAGCTGTTAAGGAAGTGGGGCAGCAAGTGATTTTCCTGAGAAAATTGAAAGAGGGGGGAAGTGCCCATAGTTTTGGGATTCATGTGGCCAAAATGGCGGGAATGCCTCGCGCAGTCGTGGAAAGGGCTGCCCATATTTTGTCCCAGTTGGAGAAAAAGTCGATTGGTGAAGAGAACGGCGATTCAGCGGCGGGAGAAGTATTTGCCGATAAACCGCAGACAAAAAACATTTCCACCGATGCCTACCAATTAAGCATATTCGAAACCGTGGATCCCGTGGCCGGTCAACTCAAAGAATCCCTGATCGACCTGGATATCAATTCCATGACGCCCATTGAGTGCATGATGAAACTGAATGAATTGAAAAAACTGCTGGAAGAAAAATAA
- a CDS encoding DUF423 domain-containing protein yields MRKTFFKIGVLFALFAVIFGAFGAHALKEHLTPEHLISFETGVRYQFYHAFALMIISLLMYKRKNKFIDYAGWLFTAGTILFSGSIYLLALRPVLNFSGSWLGPVTPLGGSLLIIGWAMLLVSTFQDNEYKRG; encoded by the coding sequence ATGAGAAAGACATTTTTTAAAATCGGGGTATTGTTTGCTCTTTTTGCCGTGATCTTTGGCGCATTTGGTGCACACGCACTGAAAGAACACTTAACCCCTGAGCATCTTATTTCTTTTGAGACTGGTGTGCGCTATCAATTTTACCACGCCTTTGCCCTGATGATTATATCCTTATTGATGTATAAAAGAAAAAATAAATTTATCGATTATGCCGGCTGGCTTTTTACGGCAGGAACGATCCTTTTTTCAGGATCTATTTATTTGCTGGCCCTGAGGCCTGTGCTGAACTTCTCCGGCAGTTGGCTGGGACCGGTTACGCCTTTAGGCGGGAGTTTGCTGATCATCGGATGGGCGATGTTATTGGTTTCCACCTTCCAGGACAATGAATACAAGAGAGGGTAA
- a CDS encoding SusD/RagB family nutrient-binding outer membrane lipoprotein, whose product MKLLKYFSLIIIAAFLMPSCSQETFEEVNIDPTQLSDVGMNLILPEILSQAAYNKGATPGRAAGIVMQQFEGFDAQQVQYTQYTFGSDAFNNYWVSGLYSGVLRSCQVLIDKAETEGATFYSGVAKVVMASEYGLATSFFGDIPFSEALKGTDNLKPSYDAQQDVYKGVQAMLDDAISDLNSGTGYGGGDLIFGGDADAWIKTAYAFKARYQMHLLKREGNAPAGVLNSLGVAFKSLDEQPNFEFGTAQTNNYSLAKFGAERPSTLIIGQFFADLMDGDPRQDAYMFTDGTTWFYFNTGNPALVYARDNAVIPLISYVEVKFLEAEALARTGADASTALAQAITASMVQSEVTDYDAYVAEKSDLSGLSDEQVIQRIMEEAYKGYYGYNFSETWSNFRRTGYPAITPHPLGANGFNPSGGVPKRFPYVVNEQQTNLVNLQAAQAAQNGALLDVPVWAFQ is encoded by the coding sequence ATGAAATTATTAAAATATTTTTCACTCATAATAATCGCTGCTTTCCTGATGCCGTCCTGCTCACAGGAAACATTCGAAGAGGTCAATATCGACCCGACCCAGCTCAGCGATGTTGGGATGAACCTCATATTGCCTGAAATCCTTTCCCAGGCGGCTTACAATAAAGGAGCCACACCGGGAAGGGCTGCGGGAATCGTCATGCAGCAATTCGAAGGATTTGATGCACAGCAGGTTCAATACACACAATATACTTTTGGATCTGATGCCTTTAACAACTACTGGGTTTCAGGATTGTATTCAGGCGTTTTGAGAAGTTGCCAGGTATTGATCGATAAGGCGGAAACTGAAGGAGCAACCTTTTACTCCGGAGTAGCCAAGGTAGTCATGGCCAGTGAATATGGTCTTGCGACATCTTTCTTTGGAGACATTCCGTTTTCCGAAGCCTTGAAAGGTACCGACAACCTGAAGCCTTCTTATGATGCTCAGCAAGATGTGTACAAAGGCGTTCAGGCTATGTTGGACGACGCCATCAGTGATCTTAATTCAGGCACCGGGTACGGTGGAGGGGATTTGATCTTTGGCGGTGATGCCGATGCATGGATCAAGACTGCGTATGCGTTTAAGGCCCGTTATCAAATGCACCTCTTAAAAAGAGAAGGCAATGCTCCCGCCGGAGTGTTGAACTCTTTGGGTGTCGCCTTCAAATCTTTGGATGAGCAGCCGAATTTCGAATTTGGAACTGCTCAAACGAATAATTACTCACTGGCTAAATTTGGTGCAGAAAGACCAAGTACATTGATCATTGGTCAGTTTTTTGCTGACCTGATGGACGGCGATCCAAGACAAGACGCTTATATGTTCACTGATGGTACGACCTGGTTCTATTTCAATACTGGAAATCCAGCGTTGGTTTACGCCAGGGACAATGCCGTAATTCCATTGATCTCTTACGTGGAAGTCAAATTCCTTGAAGCAGAAGCTTTAGCTCGTACGGGAGCAGATGCCAGCACTGCCTTGGCGCAGGCCATTACAGCAAGTATGGTTCAATCAGAAGTTACTGATTATGATGCTTATGTGGCTGAAAAGAGTGACCTGTCAGGATTGTCCGATGAGCAAGTCATTCAACGTATCATGGAAGAAGCTTATAAAGGATATTATGGATACAACTTTAGTGAAACCTGGTCTAACTTCAGGAGAACGGGGTATCCTGCCATCACACCACACCCACTGGGAGCCAATGGTTTTAATCCATCAGGAGGAGTGCCAAAACGTTTCCCTTATGTAGTGAATGAGCAGCAAACCAACCTGGTAAACCTCCAGGCAGCACAGGCCGCTCAAAATGGCGCCTTACTGGATGTTCCTGTTTGGGCTTTTCAATAA
- a CDS encoding endonuclease/exonuclease/phosphatase family protein, giving the protein MKKIFFKISRFVGGLVGLVLLYIAGVLLYGTVNDFQPEGTIALPVEGSADQQIISDSILTFTTWNVGYGGLGAEANFFYDSGSMFFSNGKMIRSGEAEVNKYVAGIEAFARRDSSDFLLFQEVDYRSKRSYYINQFELVGNVLPGYASVFAVNYKANWVPLPIFEPWRAYGSTNSGLGSWSKFQPESSDRVQLPGSFAWPTRIFQLDRCASVQRFKVSGGKELVVVNVHNSAYDKGGELKAAQMDFLKKLFLEEYEKGHYVIVGGDWNQCPPGFPFDKFMPGNTSGYTQTNIDQGFLPSDWTWCFDANTPTNRKVREVYKAGETFVTLIDFFLVSPNVQLLKVQTENLNFLYSDHQPVSMNVKLR; this is encoded by the coding sequence ATGAAAAAAATATTTTTTAAAATTTCACGCTTTGTGGGTGGGTTGGTTGGCCTGGTCCTTTTGTATATCGCAGGAGTCTTGTTGTACGGTACTGTTAATGACTTTCAGCCTGAAGGAACTATCGCTCTTCCCGTGGAAGGGAGTGCTGATCAGCAAATCATTTCCGACAGTATATTGACTTTTACCACCTGGAATGTCGGGTACGGCGGGTTGGGTGCTGAGGCCAATTTTTTCTATGACAGCGGCAGTATGTTTTTTTCCAATGGAAAAATGATCCGGTCAGGGGAGGCGGAAGTGAACAAATACGTTGCGGGCATCGAAGCTTTTGCACGCAGGGATTCTTCTGATTTTTTGCTTTTCCAGGAGGTGGATTATCGCTCAAAAAGGAGTTATTATATCAATCAGTTTGAATTGGTGGGGAATGTTTTACCAGGTTACGCTTCCGTTTTTGCCGTAAATTATAAAGCCAATTGGGTGCCTCTCCCGATTTTCGAGCCCTGGCGTGCCTATGGATCCACGAACAGCGGTCTGGGGTCCTGGTCGAAATTTCAACCGGAATCTTCCGACCGGGTTCAGCTTCCGGGATCTTTTGCCTGGCCTACCCGGATTTTTCAGTTGGATCGTTGTGCCTCCGTGCAGCGTTTTAAAGTGAGTGGAGGAAAGGAACTCGTCGTCGTCAATGTTCACAATTCAGCTTATGACAAAGGAGGGGAGCTTAAAGCGGCCCAGATGGACTTTTTGAAAAAACTTTTCCTGGAGGAATATGAAAAAGGACACTACGTGATTGTCGGCGGCGATTGGAACCAGTGCCCTCCGGGTTTTCCATTTGATAAATTTATGCCTGGAAATACATCGGGTTATACCCAAACCAATATCGATCAGGGATTTCTCCCTTCGGACTGGACCTGGTGTTTTGATGCCAATACGCCTACAAACAGGAAAGTGAGGGAAGTGTATAAAGCGGGAGAGACTTTCGTGACATTGATCGATTTCTTTCTGGTTTCGCCCAATGTGCAGCTGTTAAAAGTGCAAACGGAAAATTTAAATTTCTTATACTCTGATCATCAGCCTGTTAGCATGAATGTTAAATTGCGATAA